In Ornithodoros turicata isolate Travis chromosome 1, ASM3712646v1, whole genome shotgun sequence, the DNA window CAAGCTCGTAAATGCCCACAGTTTGTTTCTCCTTCTCATCGTAATCACTCCATTCTTTCTCTTCCAAGTTAACATCTGCGAACTGAGTTCTGCTTCCAGAAGCTTCAACAACGAATCCATCTCTAGCGTCAAAAGAAACTGGTTCAACACCACGACAGTCGAATGACGCTATCGTCTTGAGGTTAAGTGCGTCTTCTGCCGTGTATGGTACGACGGTTTCGGGAAGGACGTCAATGGAGTTTTCACGGCCACAAAGCTTGCATTTAATAACGAGGTTTGCTGTTCCTCGGCTTCCCTTGACGGCACTCTTTGAGCTGGCTTCAACCGACTGCCATGCAGGCGCTTCTTCTCCGCAACTCATGCACCGCAACTTAAAATACCACACAAAATCCTCACCAGTACTGAGACTGGCAACATTATCTAAGTTTGCACTTATCTGCAAACCGATTTTAACCATGATTTAGCGTGTTGTCTTTCTATCCCTGACGCACATCGGCATCAAACCCAACTCAACGAGGCGTGGATTCGGATGGATTGGATGGATTCATGGATGGATTCGTGACGAGGAGCGATTCTGCGATTGGCGATTGTGAGACCAACCTTGTCCTTGATGCGCGCCGATCAGGGTTTCCAGCTCGCTGACGCACCGTGTGCCAAAAAGCATCCAAAAGCTAACTAACATGCAAAAAGTGGATAATGGTAATGGTATTGtgacgttacacgtaaggtttgtctgcgcagtgtgacgacatgttgcacgtgccgcagggtaggactgcggataatttggaccacctggggttcttttgacgtgcgccggaaatctccgacacacggtgctggaagcaatgaaagatgaaagtcactgaaaaggttaggcagctgtagggatcgaacccacatcttctggactaccggtccagggctctaccaatagacgagttcagaaaatcccagagtgcttagctccgctttgaactatgggtgtttactaatacgaaagaaacgggtggcctccaaactgtttcgatttctcccctactggtccattgtccacgacgtgtcatgGTCAGCGAaggcgaaatgtgaaggattattcttcgttcccgcgctcagcaagcgcccagaatgcaatgcgtgcgcaaagagcactggggtgttctgaagtcgtctattgagctaagctaacacgcctctccagcgactttcggggtgcgtcatctgcagggacgacaaaccagccactcactctcactcaccctcctttcagtcttacatttttttgctcactcatacacacactcatacgacggaaaacgacgcaagcggcacccaGCCTCAATGGAATTGCTCAATTGCTTCCAAGCAATGTTGGAAGCAAAGCAATGGACTTTATGTTTACCTCCTCCACTACCGCcttcggccgggatcgaacccgcgatcttgagctcagcaagccagcacgttaccgaaTGAGCACTCGCAAGTGGATAAGATAAGtttttaaagagattgaaacatttaaataatttatttcactaaagaacaagctttcggacggagtccgtcctcaTCAGGTGAacgacggactccgtccgaaagcttgttctttagtaaaataaattatttaaatatttcaatctctttaaaaaCTTATCTTATCCAAAAGTTACTGGAATAGTAGCCATCGAAGTAGCCGTCGTGGACGTAGCGAGCGGAATGATGTAGCGCAGAAACGTTGGAGCGTACaaacatttctttttctttttcctgcaCAAGGCTCGCACATAGTATTAGAAGATTGTTACTGACTggaccagaggcggagagttttcattttcccgagggggggggggggatatgtttatgcagaaaaaaaaaagaaagaaaggggaggtaagccagatggatgtccgcttgttattcaaaaaaaaaagtgaaaaggggtagacaaaaaaggcaaagaaaaaagaaagcgaaagaaaacaaaaagaaagaaagaaaaggaaaagaaaaatgaagaacacaatactaaagctgaagaatcacacactctggcgggatcctatgatgtatgcagaacttgtatagaaataagaggaaggaagaacagaaaaaaaaaacaaaaaaaaaaacagagagaacgtaaatagtgaacatgtgcacaactgaaggcattacgcctttgaaaactgagtgcaaaaggaacaaaatgcattgtgtttgacccgaaatgcgcgcaatataatgaatatggtaaatgaaatggagcagcgggagttgaacccgctcccaacggatatgcgttccgaagactggcagctgctggtgccttttcgactgcttcgtttcattgatctgattgctttgggcgaaatcaggctatgtgttgtgtcatcctctatgtttcttcgcctcaccttatACTGTTATAATGAGTATgttgggcggatacatattttacaaattgcaagatgcattttggggttggtgcctcttcgctctttgacccgggcgcgccgagcctcaaaggttggtgtcagtctctgaGCGCCGCTAAGTTAGCGGGatttcccgggggaggcggcgcccccctcCCCTAGCTCATATTCCGGGCGGGCAAGGGCcccagcgcccccccccccccccgcagtcggcgccaaTGGACTGGACAATGTCAGAACATCTGCTTCCCACGCACTGACCAGCGGCAGTGTTGCACGAAGTTTGGGTCGATGACTTCCACAAGAGAGTTCcgggcagtggcgtagccagaaaattCGCGAGTGGACTTTACacgggagaggaggatttcagCATCTCGTATCCCTCTCccaaattggggggggggaaccCTATACTTAGGTTTTCTCGACACCATGCAGAAAGGCATACCACTCAGTGCTACACAACATCCTCAGCAACACTCTGGGCAAGTACGGCATTACGGAAAATACCATAAAGACTATCCAGATTTTATATGAAGGAGCCACTGCAGCAGCAAAATGGAAGGGCAGAATAACCAATACaatggaaataaaaaaaaaggtctaAGGCAAGGATGCCCAATATCGCCAATACTATTTAACCTCTACCTTGCTGGCTTGGAAGAGAAACTGAAAAGATTGGGATAACACCTAAAGCATTAGGAAAATCGAAGACAACACGAAACAATAATTCCGGGCGTATTATATGCGGATGATCTCCCTCTCATATCAGAAGAGCAGAAAGACCTACAAACAATGCATAATATTTGTGCAGAACTTGCAACAGAGAAAGGACTACAGTTTAACACTAACAAATCAGCAATCCTTTGCATGGAGAGCCAGGAAACAGTCCCGAAATTCACCATCCAAGGCAACGTTATACTCAATCAGGACCACTACGG includes these proteins:
- the LOC135398569 gene encoding CXXC motif containing zinc binding protein-like encodes the protein MVKIGLQISANLDNVASLSTGEDFVWYFKLRCMSCGEEAPAWQSVEASSKSAVKGSRGTANLVIKCKLCGRENSIDVLPETVVPYTAEDALNLKTIASFDCRGVEPVSFDARDGFVVEASGSRTQFADVNLEEKEWSDYDEKEKQTVGIYELEHKFVKLK